The Bacteroidota bacterium nucleotide sequence TCGGCTATTCCGGCTGGTGCAACCATAATCAATGCTTCGTTATATTTATCAAACAATCCAAATTCCACGACAAATAACGGTGAGCATTCCTCCTTATCAGGCTCTAATGAATCCTGGTTATCTCGCGTTACTGAGGAATGGGGCAAATATTCAGTAACCTGGAATAACCAACCTTCTGTCACAGAGGAGAATAGGGTTTATTTGCCAAATACACTTGATCCTCATCAGGACTTCGAGGTTGATGTCAGGCAGCTTATACAGGATATGATTGATAATCCTGCATCCGGTCATGGATTCATGTATAAGCTGGCTAATGAAGATGGTTACCGTTGTACTATTTTTGCTTCGAGTGATCATCCCAATCCTGAGCTTCG carries:
- a CDS encoding DNRLRE domain-containing protein; protein product: MVSVYLQTQTTIVLQPGPEDGKDVLLSTLDPDLNLYYDPDFCAVSWTFQGEPYIYRSLIEFNLSAIPAGATIINASLYLSNNPNSTTNNGEHSSLSGSNESWLSRVTEEWGKYSVTWNNQPSVTEENRVYLPNTLDPHQDFEVDVRQLIQDMIDNPASGHGFMYKLANEDGYRCTIFASSDHPNPELR